The Acetomicrobium flavidum genome window below encodes:
- a CDS encoding sodium-dependent transporter, protein MSDKDAFMTRLGFVTAAMGQAIGTGNIWRFPRVATANGGGPFMVAYVIAVFVWAVPLLMAEMSLGMHTRKGSVGAFRDFMGKKYTWMGGWHAFVCLALGAYYSVTMGWAIKYFVLSITTLRPGVDTELVWNSFISSPWQGIFYHAISVAIAAVVVFRGVNKGIELASKLMIPTLFVLLIIAMIRALTLPGAAGGLNYLFNPNFSKLLNGRVWLEAFTQAAWSTGAGWGFMTTYAAYSREKEDIACNAFMVGLADTSAALLAGMTVIPTIYALAPENLYEAIGAGNTGLTFIWLARLLPTMPAGTLVSALFFLAMTFAAVTSLYAMYEVGIKSYFIDAGWSRRKAASVVVALCFLGGLPSAINVEFLNNQDQVWGVGLLVSGLFVAIAMMKYGVEKVRKEIINPVSELYVGKWWNWCILCFPAMFTIVCGWWTYQQFTWYPATWWNPFETYSPGTMFLQWALVIVIFMLFNNTLAKAIINNDEVVKVEVMGEPIKGGARS, encoded by the coding sequence ATGAGCGATAAGGATGCCTTTATGACGAGGTTGGGATTTGTCACGGCGGCCATGGGGCAAGCCATAGGGACAGGCAATATATGGCGATTTCCAAGGGTTGCTACAGCTAATGGCGGTGGACCTTTCATGGTGGCCTATGTGATTGCAGTCTTTGTGTGGGCCGTGCCTTTGCTCATGGCGGAAATGAGCCTTGGAATGCACACTAGAAAAGGATCTGTAGGCGCCTTTCGGGATTTCATGGGCAAGAAGTACACATGGATGGGCGGATGGCATGCATTTGTATGTCTTGCCCTGGGGGCTTATTATTCCGTCACGATGGGATGGGCAATTAAATACTTCGTATTGAGCATAACGACCCTGAGGCCTGGCGTGGATACGGAATTGGTGTGGAATAGCTTTATCTCTTCTCCTTGGCAGGGCATTTTTTACCATGCCATATCTGTAGCTATTGCTGCGGTGGTAGTTTTTAGAGGCGTCAACAAGGGCATAGAATTGGCCTCCAAGCTTATGATACCGACTTTATTTGTATTGTTGATAATAGCAATGATAAGGGCTTTGACACTTCCTGGTGCTGCTGGTGGCTTAAATTACCTGTTTAACCCAAACTTTAGCAAGTTATTAAACGGTAGGGTGTGGCTTGAGGCATTTACGCAAGCGGCCTGGTCCACCGGAGCCGGATGGGGTTTCATGACTACCTATGCTGCTTACAGCCGTGAAAAGGAAGACATTGCCTGCAATGCATTTATGGTAGGCTTGGCTGATACATCTGCTGCTTTATTGGCCGGCATGACGGTGATACCCACCATATATGCCCTTGCTCCTGAAAATCTATATGAAGCCATAGGTGCAGGCAATACCGGCCTTACGTTTATATGGTTGGCGAGGCTTCTTCCCACGATGCCTGCCGGAACATTAGTGTCTGCCTTATTTTTCCTCGCCATGACCTTTGCTGCGGTAACCTCGCTTTATGCTATGTACGAAGTTGGCATAAAAAGCTACTTTATAGATGCAGGATGGTCCAGGAGAAAGGCTGCATCTGTGGTAGTGGCCTTATGTTTTTTGGGAGGCTTGCCGTCGGCCATAAATGTGGAGTTCCTGAATAACCAAGACCAGGTGTGGGGAGTTGGACTTCTGGTAAGCGGTCTTTTTGTCGCCATAGCCATGATGAAATATGGAGTAGAAAAGGTCAGGAAGGAAATCATCAACCCCGTTTCAGAGCTGTACGTGGGGAAATGGTGGAATTGGTGCATCCTTTGCTTCCCAGCGATGTTTACCATCGTATGCGGTTGGTGGACGTATCAGCAATTTACTTGGTATCCTGCGACGTGGTGGAACCCCTTTGAGACCTATAGCCCAGGAACGATGTTCCTGCAGTGGGCATTGGTAATAGTGATTTTTATGCTGTTCAACAATACTTTAGCGAAAGCCATTATAAATAATGATGAGGTCGTTAAAGTGGAGGTCATGGGAGAGCCTATTAAAGGGGGAGCAAGATCATGA
- a CDS encoding 4Fe-4S dicluster domain-containing protein, with product MNQGERLFNSGVLPPEMYGKHQPPKDLWEKKKNGLVIVECPQRIPCNPCHTGCPTGAIKEFADINDTPQIDYEKCTGCAMCVAKCPGLACFVADLTYGGDEEALLKLPYEMLPLPDEGEEVECLNREGKVVSKGKVLKIMEPWKDKTKVVHVAVPKSLVMEIRAIRVVRSR from the coding sequence ATGAACCAGGGTGAAAGGCTTTTCAACAGCGGAGTGCTTCCTCCGGAGATGTATGGCAAACACCAGCCTCCTAAGGATCTATGGGAGAAGAAGAAAAACGGCCTAGTTATCGTGGAATGCCCCCAAAGGATTCCCTGCAACCCCTGCCATACGGGATGTCCCACCGGTGCGATAAAGGAGTTTGCCGACATAAACGATACGCCGCAGATTGACTACGAAAAGTGCACAGGATGCGCTATGTGCGTCGCTAAATGTCCCGGACTTGCCTGTTTCGTCGCAGATCTTACTTACGGTGGCGATGAAGAGGCCCTACTTAAGCTGCCCTATGAGATGTTGCCGTTGCCTGACGAAGGGGAAGAGGTCGAATGCCTAAACCGCGAGGGCAAGGTCGTTTCTAAGGGGAAGGTCTTGAAGATCATGGAGCCCTGGAAGGATAAGACCAAGGTCGTACACGTGGCAGTGCCCAAATCCCTTGTGATGGAGATAAGGGCCATAAGGGTGGTGAGGAGCAGATGA
- a CDS encoding (2Fe-2S)-binding protein, whose protein sequence is MELIREHPVLEFRHGRLVRFTFEGKEMEGFEGEPIAMALHANGIKVYRETPEMKRPRGFFCAIGKCSSCFMVVDGVPNVRTCITPLKEGMRIEVQRGKGKIKLNHEGDLK, encoded by the coding sequence TTGGAACTGATCAGGGAACACCCGGTACTGGAGTTTCGCCATGGCAGGTTGGTCAGGTTTACCTTCGAGGGCAAGGAGATGGAGGGGTTCGAGGGAGAGCCTATAGCCATGGCCCTTCATGCCAACGGGATTAAGGTATACCGCGAGACGCCCGAGATGAAGAGGCCTCGCGGCTTTTTTTGCGCCATAGGCAAGTGCTCTTCCTGCTTTATGGTCGTGGACGGAGTGCCTAACGTGCGAACCTGCATAACGCCCCTTAAAGAGGGCATGCGAATCGAAGTGCAGCGGGGGAAGGGCAAGATTAAGCTCAATCACGAAGGTGATCTGAAGTGA
- a CDS encoding proline racemase family protein: MKISRSIIAVDSHTMGEPTRVIIGGIPNIPGKTMSEKREYMASNLDYLRTALLLEPRGHSDMFGAIMTSPTTPDADFGVIFMESGGYVNMCGHGTIGVCTVAVEMGMVTPIEPITNITLDTPAGIVKAGVAVSNGRTKGVTFENVPAFLYKKDVLVNTPSFGEIKMDIAFGGNFFALISAERLGLKIEKPYAQRLIDAGMEILECVNNSIQVGHPEKPHINTIDLVEIFEKVPQEGVHYRNAVIFGEKSLDRSPCGTGTCAKMASLFARGELKIGQEFINESILGTQFIGRLKGTTKVAGLDAVIPEITGRAFVTGVSHYMIDDEDPLKYGFTLR, from the coding sequence ATGAAGATTTCCCGTTCAATAATTGCGGTCGATTCCCACACCATGGGAGAACCGACAAGGGTGATCATCGGAGGCATTCCAAACATTCCCGGTAAAACCATGTCCGAAAAAAGGGAATACATGGCATCCAACCTGGACTATTTGAGGACCGCCTTGCTCCTTGAACCGAGGGGTCATAGCGATATGTTCGGAGCGATAATGACCTCTCCAACGACACCTGATGCGGATTTCGGTGTGATATTCATGGAAAGCGGCGGATACGTGAATATGTGCGGACATGGAACCATAGGTGTATGTACGGTCGCAGTCGAGATGGGAATGGTAACGCCAATTGAGCCCATTACAAACATAACATTAGATACACCTGCAGGTATCGTCAAAGCCGGGGTTGCAGTCTCAAATGGCAGGACAAAGGGAGTGACCTTTGAAAATGTCCCTGCATTCTTATACAAAAAGGACGTATTAGTAAATACACCGTCATTTGGCGAAATAAAGATGGATATCGCGTTTGGAGGAAACTTTTTTGCCCTGATCTCAGCCGAACGGTTAGGCCTGAAGATCGAAAAGCCATATGCCCAAAGGCTGATCGATGCTGGGATGGAGATACTGGAATGTGTAAATAATTCCATCCAAGTCGGGCACCCTGAAAAACCGCATATAAACACGATCGATCTGGTAGAGATATTCGAAAAAGTGCCACAAGAAGGCGTGCATTACAGGAACGCCGTAATTTTTGGCGAGAAGTCGCTCGACCGCTCCCCCTGCGGTACGGGAACCTGTGCTAAGATGGCCTCCCTTTTTGCCCGCGGGGAACTCAAAATTGGCCAGGAATTCATAAACGAAAGCATACTGGGCACACAATTCATAGGAAGGTTAAAGGGAACGACAAAGGTCGCAGGCCTAGATGCAGTGATCCCTGAAATCACAGGTAGGGCCTTTGTGACCGGCGTAAGCCATTACATGATAGACGACGAAGATCCACTAAAATATGGGTTTACCTTGCGATAG
- a CDS encoding (2Fe-2S)-binding protein, whose product MTEEEKERNVIVCRCEEITMGEIRDWIARGYDTFDELKHILRVGMGPCQGRGCREIILREIAKMKNVPVSQVDPGTFRPPSKPVKLELLAEEVDK is encoded by the coding sequence ATGACAGAAGAAGAAAAGGAAAGAAACGTAATCGTATGCAGATGCGAAGAGATAACCATGGGGGAAATACGGGACTGGATCGCAAGAGGATACGACACCTTCGACGAGCTCAAACACATCCTGCGTGTAGGTATGGGTCCCTGTCAGGGCAGAGGATGCAGGGAGATAATCTTGAGGGAGATAGCCAAGATGAAAAACGTCCCGGTAAGTCAGGTTGATCCCGGAACCTTTCGTCCGCCTTCCAAGCCGGTTAAACTTGAGCTTTTAGCCGAGGAGGTGGACAAATAA
- a CDS encoding NAD(P)/FAD-dependent oxidoreductase: MPEEWKNTANVVVIGAGIQGCSIAYNLAKLGMKDVVVLEKDTPTAGSTGRCAAGIRAQWGTKMNCQLGLASLEILENLHEELGMDIGLHQGGYLMVAYKESEFEQLKKNVALQNSLGITSRVVSKEEAYEICPTLSAEDAVGFTYHHRDGHADPFLTTIAYHKAASERGVRFYKFTECTGIKVKDGEVKGVVTTRGEIDAPVVVDAAGPYSQHIAAMAGIKLPFYSERHEILVTEPVEFGVCPCMLMSFSGNYYIQQRPIGSIIGGCSPEGHPEDYSLGNTWNFLEHMSRVIVKLLPKLGGVRVVRQWSGMYNMSPDKQPVIGESKEVKGFYISAGFSGHGFMFGPISGKLLAELIVTGTTSIPIDVLNYDRFEKGELIEEPAVV; this comes from the coding sequence ATGCCCGAAGAATGGAAGAACACGGCAAATGTCGTAGTGATTGGCGCCGGAATTCAGGGGTGTTCAATAGCTTACAACTTGGCCAAGTTGGGCATGAAAGATGTCGTGGTTCTCGAAAAGGATACTCCAACGGCAGGTTCGACGGGAAGGTGTGCTGCCGGCATTAGGGCTCAGTGGGGAACGAAGATGAACTGTCAGTTGGGATTAGCCTCCCTCGAGATATTAGAAAACCTCCATGAAGAGCTCGGAATGGACATAGGCCTTCATCAGGGTGGCTACCTCATGGTTGCCTATAAAGAAAGCGAATTTGAGCAGTTAAAGAAAAATGTGGCACTTCAAAACAGCTTAGGCATCACCTCAAGGGTTGTGAGCAAAGAAGAGGCATACGAGATATGCCCGACCCTCTCGGCAGAAGATGCCGTTGGGTTTACCTATCACCACAGAGACGGCCATGCCGATCCCTTCCTTACGACCATAGCCTACCACAAGGCTGCAAGCGAGAGAGGTGTGAGGTTTTATAAGTTCACCGAATGTACGGGCATAAAGGTGAAAGACGGTGAGGTCAAAGGTGTCGTTACGACAAGGGGAGAGATAGATGCCCCGGTAGTCGTGGATGCGGCCGGCCCTTACTCGCAGCATATCGCTGCCATGGCAGGCATTAAGCTTCCCTTCTATTCCGAAAGACATGAGATATTGGTCACGGAGCCCGTTGAATTCGGAGTTTGCCCCTGCATGCTCATGAGCTTTTCCGGCAATTATTACATACAACAAAGGCCTATAGGTTCAATAATAGGCGGCTGCAGCCCTGAGGGGCACCCTGAGGATTACTCCCTTGGAAACACGTGGAACTTCCTGGAGCATATGTCGAGGGTGATAGTCAAACTGCTGCCAAAGCTTGGAGGAGTAAGGGTCGTAAGGCAGTGGTCCGGCATGTACAACATGTCGCCTGACAAGCAGCCCGTCATTGGGGAATCCAAAGAAGTGAAGGGATTTTACATCTCAGCGGGCTTTTCGGGGCATGGGTTCATGTTCGGTCCCATTTCAGGCAAGCTCCTTGCCGAGCTTATCGTCACGGGAACGACCTCCATACCGATCGATGTATTGAATTATGATCGCTTCGAGAAGGGCGAATTGATAGAGGAGCCCGCCGTAGTGTAA
- a CDS encoding NAD(P)/FAD-dependent oxidoreductase, translated as MKNTEVLVIGGGPAGLSAAAEAASYGAHVMIVDSDLRLGGQLIKQTHKFFGSAFERAGTRGFVISDILLDELKGYGNRVETYSNCTALGYYKDDGVVNCMEGEENYFKVLPKKILVATGAQERLIPFPNNDLPGVYGAGAVQTLMNVYGVVPGKRVLMVGAGNIGLIVSYQLLQAGVEVAAIVEAMPRIGGYWVHAAKVRRLGVPILLEHSIKEALGKDVVEGAIIQQISPGCGFIGEEIHVDCDVICMAVGLNPTCELLWQAGCEMKYVPQLCGHVALRDRSMRTSNPNVWVAGDAAGIEEASSAMVEGRIAGLSMAYDLGYAKEEEYLEKLDVYWERLNALRNGETGVKIREGIAQVLTDDFGGNER; from the coding sequence GTGAAAAACACCGAGGTTTTAGTGATAGGCGGGGGACCTGCTGGGTTATCGGCAGCTGCCGAGGCGGCATCCTACGGCGCTCATGTCATGATCGTAGATAGCGATCTAAGGCTTGGAGGCCAACTGATAAAACAGACGCACAAGTTCTTCGGTTCCGCATTCGAGCGAGCAGGCACACGGGGGTTTGTCATATCCGATATACTGCTAGACGAACTTAAAGGATACGGCAATAGGGTCGAGACTTACTCCAATTGCACGGCCCTGGGCTACTACAAGGACGATGGCGTGGTCAACTGCATGGAGGGCGAGGAAAATTACTTTAAGGTTTTGCCCAAGAAGATCTTGGTGGCCACGGGAGCACAAGAACGCCTGATACCCTTCCCAAACAATGACCTCCCCGGCGTGTACGGTGCGGGGGCGGTGCAGACCTTAATGAACGTCTACGGTGTGGTGCCGGGCAAAAGGGTGCTCATGGTTGGAGCGGGAAACATAGGACTCATAGTAAGTTACCAGCTGCTTCAAGCGGGGGTAGAGGTAGCGGCCATAGTCGAAGCGATGCCAAGGATAGGGGGATACTGGGTGCATGCGGCCAAGGTCAGAAGGCTTGGCGTTCCCATCCTACTGGAGCACTCCATCAAAGAGGCCTTGGGTAAAGACGTAGTAGAAGGTGCCATAATACAGCAGATAAGCCCAGGATGTGGCTTTATAGGGGAGGAAATTCACGTCGATTGCGACGTCATATGCATGGCAGTCGGTTTAAATCCCACATGCGAGCTTTTGTGGCAAGCGGGATGCGAGATGAAATACGTCCCTCAGCTTTGCGGGCACGTGGCTCTTCGAGATAGATCCATGCGCACGAGCAACCCAAACGTATGGGTGGCGGGCGACGCCGCTGGAATAGAAGAGGCCTCAAGCGCCATGGTGGAAGGTCGCATCGCGGGCCTCAGCATGGCTTACGACCTTGGTTACGCTAAGGAAGAAGAATACCTGGAGAAACTTGACGTTTACTGGGAAAGGCTAAATGCCTTAAGAAACGGCGAGACTGGCGTCAAGATTAGAGAAGGCATCGCTCAAGTTTTAACGGATGATTTCGGAGGTAATGAAAGATGA
- a CDS encoding MetS family NSS transporter small subunit produces MSTGSLITMIVILGLVWGGTLYFMNVAFSSERKKAQTK; encoded by the coding sequence ATGAGCACGGGCAGCCTTATTACCATGATAGTGATATTGGGATTGGTATGGGGAGGAACTTTGTATTTTATGAATGTGGCTTTTTCCAGCGAGCGCAAGAAGGCTCAAACTAAATGA